ATAGCACTTTGtcttcatataaataatttacagtaaattcCATTTTATGTGCTTATATACTGTGCTTAGTTTTCTTAAAATCGAAGTTGAAATCTGCTCCCCCCAAGTtactgaaaatgcattttttttacagattaagaAGACTACAGTAATGTTAAAAAGCTCAGCCTGCTATTCCAGTTAACACTCCCAGATCTTTACTTTAAGGGAACTTAGCTGCCCGATTCAAATAGTCACTGGTGAATAGTCACTGGTGAAAGCTGATGACAATTTATTGTTAATCAGGAACACAACATATTCAATCCTACATTCACCTAAGTGCTGCAGTTCTTCAAATGTAATGGCTACCGACAATTTGTTGCAAATTTATACGAGAGCGTGAAGTGCAATTTAAAATTCTTGTCGTACAACTTCTCACGGACAACTTTTCGGTCGTAGATGCAcctgaaaaataatttccaattaATAATTTCAGAAAACAACTTGATAGTAAGCTCAGTGCAACCAATGCCTGTCTCTTACTTTGAATTCATTACAAATCATCAATGCTATCgatgttttgattaaattttgactgaaatttttCCTCGGTGCATTCGGTAATTAAACCCCATGCATAATCTTTGTTGATTTAAAAAGAACAGTTGTTGAATAACTGAAATTATGACGCTGTGCTGTTAACTGATAGCTGCCTTCATTATGCTTAATCAGCACCCAATGGTAGGTGTGAAATTGTTCACCTATGAACTTTTAAAGGTAGCCTACCTATGTAAGTATCAAAAGTAACTTGATACTAGGTATTAAAGGCTTCCTGACTTGCATTAAATTCAGTAATAAAGTATGGATCTATCCCTACTGTATCTGAATAATGTTTGAAACATCAGTACTTGGAATCAGTGACAATTATTATATACCCCATTTTATGAACATCATCCTCATCTAGGGAATTTGCATACCTGCTTATGTCGTTGAAAACACATCCATCGTCATCTATGACTAATTCAGCTAAAATGTCGATTCATTTTCCACCTCCGTTCCATCTCCatactgaaaatatctctctGCATCGTCTCCATCTCCCTCGTGAGCTCCATCTCCTTCGTTGGCTCCAGCTTCCTCACTGGATCCATCACCCTCACTGGCTCCATCACCCTCACTGGCTCCATCACCCTCACTGGGTCCATCACCCCCACTGGATCCATCGCCCTCACTGGTTCCAACTCCCACATCGGCTCCAACTCCCACATCGGCTCCATCGCCTGCATGAGTTACCTCTTCCTGCCTCAGCTCCATCCCACCACGTCGGCTCCATTCTATGGTTTCTGTGGCCCCTGGCCAACGATATCTCTTCCATCCAACCCCTCTACCTTCATTACCCGGTACTGCCTCCATTTCTCCACTCTGGCTCTGCACATCCCTGCTTGCTCTCTCCCACTGTGGCTCCTCCGGAACCCTGTGGTGGCTCCATACACCTGGTTCGGAATCTGCCCTCCTGCGGTGAAGCCATATGCCTGGTTCAGAATCTGTGCTCCTGCGTCGACTCCATCCTCCTCTGCTGACTGCATCCTCATGCCTTGGATTTATATCCTCACGTCGACTCCAACCTCCCATATTGAGTCTATCACCAGGGATGCTTTCAACCTGTGTGGACACCATCACTTCCTGTCGACTCTGTTCACCCTGCTGGCTTTGCCCCTCCCACTGGGTCCAAGCCCCTACATTGGCTCCGTCTCCCACATCGGCTCCAACTCCCACATCGGCTCCATCGCTTGCATGAGCTACCTCTTCCTGCCTCGGCTCCATCCCACCACGTTGGCTCCATTCTGTGGTTTCTGTGGCCCCTGAACTATGATGTCTCTCCCATCCAACCCCACTACCTTCATTACCTGGTACTGCCTCCATTTCTCCACTCGGCTCTGCACATCCCTGCTTGCTCTCTCCCACTGTGGCTCCTCTGAAACCCTTTGGTGGCTCCATACACCTGGTTCAGAACCTGCCCTCCTGCGGCAGCTCCATATGTCTGTTTCAGAATCTGTGCTCCTGTGTTGACTCCATCCTCCTCTGTTGACTGCATCCTCAGGCCCTGGATTTGTATCATCATGTCGAACCCAACCTCCCATATTGAGTCTATCACCAGGGCTGATTTCAACCTGTGTGGACTTCATCACTTCCTGTCGACTCTGTTCACCTTGTTGGTTTCCTCCCACCGACTGGGTCCAAGCCCCTACATTGGCTACGTCTCCCACATCAGTTCCAACTCCCACATCAGCTGCAACTCCCACATCGGCAGCAACTCCCACATCGGCTCCATCGCTTGCATGACCTACCTCTTCCTGCCTCAGCTCCATCGCCCCATGTTGGCTCCATTCTATGGTTTCTGTGGCCCCTAAACTACGATGTCTCTCCCATGCAACCCCTCTACCTGTATTACCCGGTACTGCCTCCATTTCTCCACTCTGGCTCAGCACATGCCTGCTTGCTCTCTCCCACTCTGGCTCCTCTGAAACCCTTTGATGGCTCCATACACCTGCTTCAGAATCTGCCCTCCTGCAGGGACTCCATCCTCCTCTGTTGAATACATTCTCAGGCCTTGGATCTGTATCCTCAAGTCGACTCCAACCTCCCATATTGAGTCTATCACAAGGGCTGATTTCAACCTGAGTGGACTCCATCACTTCCCGTCGACTCTGTTCACCCTGTTGGTTTCCTCCCACCCACTGGGTCCAAGCCCCTACATTGGCTCCATCTCCCACATTGGTTCCAACTCCCACATCGGCTGCAACTCCCACATTTGCTCCAACTCCCACATCGACTACAACTCCCACATCGGCTCCATCGCTTGCATGACCTACCTCTTCCTGCCTCAGCTCCATCGCCCCATGTTGGCTCCATTCTATGGTTTCTGTGGCCCCTGAACTATGATGTCTCTCCCATGCAACCCCTCTACCTGTATTACACAGTACTGCCTCCAGTTCTCCACTCTGGCTCAGCACATGCCTGCTTGCTCTCTCCCACTGTGGCTCGTCTGAAACCCTGTGGTGGCTCCATACACCTGGTTCAGAATCTTCCCTCCCGCGGGGACTCCATATACCTGTTTCAGAATCTGTGCTCCTGCGTTGACTCCATCCTCCTCTGTTGACTGCATCCTCAGGCCTTGGATCTGTATCATCATGTCGACTCCAACCTCCCATATTGAGTCTATCACAAGGGCTGATTTCAACCTGTGTGGTCTCCATCACTTCCCGTTGACTCTGTTCACCCTGTTGGTTACCTCCCACCCACTGGGTCCAAGCCCCTACATTGGCTACATCTTCCTCACTGGCTCCGGCTCTGTCACTGGCTCCAACTCCCACATCGGCTCCAGCTCCCACATCGGCTCCAGCTCCCACATTGCCTCCATCCCTTATATGAGCTACCTCTTCTTGCCTCAGCACAATCCCACGACGTCGGCTCCATTCTATGGTTTCTTTGGCCCCTGAACTATAATATTTCTTCCATCCAACCCCTCTACCTTTATTACTCGgtactgtctccatttctccactCTGGCTCTGCACATCCCTGCTTGCTCTTTCCCATTGTGGCTCCTCTGAAACCCTGTGGTGGCTCCATACACCTGGCTCAGAATCTGCCCTCCTGCGGCGAATCCATATGCCTGGCTCAGAATCTGCGCTCCTGCGTCGACTCCATCCTCCTCTGTTGACTACATCCTCGCGCCTTGGGTTTATATACTCACGTCGACTCCAACCTCCCATATTGAGTCTATCACCAGGGCTAATTTCAACCTGTGTAGACTCAATCACTTCCTGTTGACTCTGTTCACCCTGTTGGTTTCCTCCCACAGACTGAGTCCAAGCCCCTACATTGGCTCGGTCTCCCACATCGGCTCCATAGCTTGCATGACCTACCTCTTCCTGCCTCAACTCCATCATCCCACGTTGGCTCCATTCTATGGTTTCTGTGGCCCCTGAACTATGATGTCCCTCCCATCCAACCCCTCTACCTGCATTACCCAGTACTGCCTCCATTTCTCCACTCTGGCTCTGCACATCCCTGCTTGCTCTCTCCCTCTGTGGCTCCTCTGAAACCCTGTGGTGGCTCCATACACCTGGTTCAGAATCTGCCCTCTTGCGGGGACTCCATATGCCTGTTTCAGAATCTGTGCTCCTGCACTGATTCCATCCTCCTCTGTTGACTGCATCCTCAGGCCTTGGATCTGTATCCTCAAGTCGACTCCAACCTCCCATATCGAGTCTATCACCAGGGCTGATTTCAACCTGTGTGGACTCCATCACTACCTGTTGACTCTGTTCACCCTGTTGGTTACCTCCCACCCACTGGGTCCAAGCCCCTACATTGGCTACGTCTTCCTCACTGGCTCCGGCTCTGTCACTGGCTCCAACTCCCACATCGGCTCCAGCTCCCACATCGGCTCCAGCTCCCACATCGGCTCCAGCTCCCACATTGCCTCCATCCCTTATATGAGCTACCTCTTCTTGCCTCAGCACAATCCCACGACGTCGGCTCCATTCTATGGTTTCTTTGGCCCCTGGACTATAATATTTCTTCCATCCAACCCCTCTACCTTTATTACCCGGTACTGCCTCCATTTCTCCACTCCGGCTCTGCACATCCCTGCTTGCTCTTTCCCATTGTGGCTCCTCTGAAACCCTGTGGTGGCTCCATACACCTGGCTCAGAATCTGCCCTCCTGCGGCGAATCCATATGCCTGGCTCAGAATCTGCGCTCCTGCGTCGACTCCATCCTCCTCTGTTGACTACATCCTCGCGCCTTGGGTTTATATGCTCACGTCGACTCCAACCTCCCATATTGAGTCTATCACCAGGGCTGATTTCAACCTGTGTAGACTCAATCACTTCCTGTTGACTCTGTTCACCCTGTTGGTTTCCTCCCACTGACTGAGTCCAAGCCCTTACATTGGCTCGGTCTCCCACATCGGCTCCATAGCTTGCATGACCTACTTCTTCCTGCCTCAACTCCATCGCCCCACGTTGGCTCCATTCTATGGTTTCTGTGGCCCCTGAACTATGATGTCCCTCCCATCCAACCCTCTACCTGCATTACCCAGTACTGCCTCCATTTCTCCACTCTGGCTCTGCACATCCCCGCTTGCTCTCTCCCACTGTGGCTCCTCTGAAACCCTGTGGTGGCTCCATACACCTGTTTCAGAATCTGTGCTCCTGCATTGACTCCATCCTCCTCTGTTGACTGCATCCTCAGGCCTTGGATCTGTATCCTCAAGTCGACTCCAACCTCCCATATCAAGTCTATCACCAGGGCTGATTTCAACCTGTGTGGACTCCATCACTACCTGTTGACTCTGTTCACCCTGTTGGTTTCCTCCC
This genomic stretch from Macrobrachium rosenbergii isolate ZJJX-2024 chromosome 23, ASM4041242v1, whole genome shotgun sequence harbors:
- the LOC136851039 gene encoding circumsporozoite protein-like encodes the protein MVSTQVESIPGDRLNMGGWSRREDINPRHEDAVSRGGWSRRRSTDSEPGIWLHRRRADSEPGVWSHHRVPEEPQWERASRDVQSQSGEMEAVPGNEGRGVGWKRYRWPGATETIEWSRRGGMELRQEEVTHAGDGADVGVGADVGVGTSEGDGSSGGDGPSEGDGASEGDGASEGDGSSEEAGANEGDGAHEGDGDDAERYFQYGDGTEVENESTF
- the LOC136851040 gene encoding armadillo repeat-containing X-linked protein 4-like; amino-acid sequence: MELRQEEVGHASYGADVGDRANVRAWTQSVGGNQQGEQSQQEVIESTQVEISPGDRLNMGGWSRREHINPRREDVVNRGGWSRRRSADSEPGIWIRRRRADSEPGVWSHHRVSEEPQWERASRDVQSRSGEMEAVPGNKGRGVGWKKYYSPGAKETIEWSRRRGIVLRQEEVAHIRDGGNVGAGADVGAGADVGAGADVGVGASDRAGASEEDVANVGAWTQWVGGNQQGEQSQQVVMESTQVEISPGDRLDMGGWSRLEDTDPRPEDAVNRGGWNQCRSTDSETGIWSPRKRADSEPGVWSHHRVSEEPQRERASRDVQSQSGEMEAVLGNAGRGVGWEGHHSSGATETIEWSQRGMMELRQEEVGHASYGADVGDRANVGAWTQSVGGNQQGEQSQQEVIESTQVEISPGDRLNMGGWSRREYINPRREDVVNRGGWSRRRSADSEPGIWIRRRRADSEPGVWSHHRVSEEPQWERASRDVQSQSGEMETVPSNKGRGVGWKKYYSSGAKETIEWSRRRGIVLRQEEVAHIRDGGNVGAGADVGAGADVGVGASDRAGASEEDVANVGAWTQWVGGNQQGEQSQREVMETTQVEISPCDRLNMGGWSRHDDTDPRPEDAVNRGGWSQRRSTDSETGIWSPRGREDSEPGVWSHHRVSDEPQWERASRHVLSQSGELEAVLCNTGRGVAWERHHSSGATETIEWSQHGAMELRQEEVGHASDGADVGVVVDVGVGANVGVAADVGVGTNVGDGANVGAWTQWVGGNQQGEQSRREVMESTQVEISPCDRLNMGGWSRLEDTDPRPENVFNRGGWSPCRRADSEAGVWSHQRVSEEPEWERASRHVLSQSGEMEAVPGNTGRGVAWERHRSLGATETIEWSQHGAMELRQEEVGHASDGADVGVAADVGVAADVGVGTDVGDVANVGAWTQSVGGNQQGEQSRQEVMKSTQVEISPGDRLNMGGWVRHDDTNPGPEDAVNRGGWSQHRSTDSETDIWSCRRRAGSEPGVWSHQRVSEEPQWERASRDVQSRVEKWRQYQVMKVVGLDGRDIIVQGPQKPQNGANVVGWSRGRKR